One part of the Rothia sp. ZJ932 genome encodes these proteins:
- a CDS encoding YiiX/YebB-like N1pC/P60 family cysteine hydrolase, protein MRFLKVSTTAVLAVGLLMGASAPGIAQSAYEQNVDYLVTSVGVPADDVQVRAEVVAGLEDLAQSQAISVEQAAQRAADEYRSYAMDGSSESMPAAAPQAEVASGGGRTVALQSSKYIGDIFYSSNSTAGIPHGHNGIYYTNSNYVEAEGYKKFVRTVWAGSAIAPAPAYKYYVGWDKQSPNKIKAANFALRQVGKPYNGIFFLNKTVNATSYNCSQLVWAAYKSTDPNVDLDSNGGPGVYPTDIAKSSWVTLYETRF, encoded by the coding sequence ATGAGGTTCTTGAAGGTTTCCACTACTGCGGTTCTTGCTGTGGGTCTTCTCATGGGGGCTTCTGCTCCAGGAATTGCACAGAGTGCTTATGAGCAAAATGTTGATTATCTGGTTACTTCGGTTGGTGTTCCTGCCGACGATGTGCAGGTACGTGCTGAAGTCGTTGCTGGGTTGGAAGATCTGGCACAGAGCCAGGCTATTTCTGTGGAGCAGGCTGCTCAGAGGGCTGCTGATGAGTATCGCAGCTATGCAATGGATGGTTCTTCTGAGAGTATGCCAGCTGCAGCACCACAAGCTGAGGTTGCAAGTGGAGGCGGGCGGACGGTTGCCTTACAGTCGTCCAAGTACATTGGGGATATTTTCTATTCATCGAATAGTACTGCCGGCATCCCGCATGGACATAATGGTATCTATTACACCAACTCAAACTATGTAGAGGCTGAGGGGTATAAAAAATTTGTGCGTACTGTATGGGCAGGAAGCGCTATCGCACCTGCACCTGCCTATAAGTACTACGTGGGTTGGGATAAACAGAGTCCCAATAAGATTAAGGCTGCTAATTTTGCTTTACGTCAGGTAGGAAAGCCTTACAACGGGATTTTTTTCTTAAATAAGACTGTGAATGCTACTTCTTATAACTGTTCACAGCTGGTGTGGGCAGCCTATAAGTCTACAGACCCTAACGTTGATCTTGATTCTAATGGTGGTCCGGGAGTGTACCCTACGGATATTGCTAAATCATCGTGGGTTACTTTGTATGAGACACGGTTTTAG
- a CDS encoding CarD family transcriptional regulator gives MLFEVGETVVYPHHGAATIEEIKMRTIRGEEKMYLKLKVAQGDLVIEVPAENVDMVGMRDVVDETGLQEVIDVLQAVDTEEAANWSRRYKANVEKLASGDVLKVAEVVRDLWRRENDRGLSAGEKRMLAKARQILSSEVALAKDIEEEAAEAELDKILEDV, from the coding sequence ATGCTTTTTGAGGTTGGCGAAACAGTCGTATATCCTCACCACGGTGCTGCTACCATCGAAGAAATCAAGATGCGCACTATCCGCGGCGAAGAAAAAATGTACCTGAAACTTAAGGTCGCTCAGGGCGACCTCGTGATTGAGGTACCCGCTGAGAACGTGGACATGGTCGGTATGCGCGACGTTGTCGATGAAACAGGACTGCAAGAAGTCATTGATGTTCTGCAGGCTGTAGACACCGAAGAGGCAGCTAACTGGTCTCGCCGTTACAAGGCTAACGTTGAAAAGCTGGCATCAGGTGATGTACTGAAGGTTGCTGAAGTGGTACGTGATTTGTGGCGACGCGAGAACGACCGCGGTCTGTCGGCAGGCGAGAAGCGCATGCTGGCGAAGGCTCGTCAGATTCTTTCCTCAGAAGTGGCGTTGGCTAAAGACATCGAAGAAGAGGCTGCTGAAGCAGAACTCGATAAGATTCTCGAAGACGTCTAA
- a CDS encoding glycoside hydrolase family 13 protein, whose amino-acid sequence MNDSVQTPLNIDPDWWRQAVVYQIYPRSFSDQDGNGIGDLVGITLKVPYLKELGVDAAWLSPFYPSALADGGYDVDDYRDVDPKIGTLEDFDVMAKTLHDAGIKLIVDIVPNHSSDRHEWFIEALNSPKGSAARDRYIFRDGTGTNGENPPTDWVSVFGGRAWEPVGDGQWYLHIFAPEQPDLNWENSEVHEDFKKTLRFWSDRGVDGFRVDVAHGMAKDLTEPLPSEAQLQEIPKEGNHPIWDRDEVHNIFEEWREVLNEYAPPRTAVAEAWVETHRRPAYARSTGLGQAFNFDLLSSRFNAQEFRDIVALNLELAKKSGSSSTWVLSNHDVVRHATRYGLPIDAEKTNEQVGREWLLAGGPEDQLDRELGARRARAATLFELALPGSAYLYQGEELGLHEVADISDDQRQDPTFFRSPGINIGRDGCRVPLPWEALGDAFGFSDAKPHLPQPHWFAQYAADIQDADPTSTLNLYRAALRLRTELQTDEELEWLETGNDKVLAFRRPNGWVNITNFATFDVKIPEELTEGEFLLASVPFDGEKLPGSTSVWFKQD is encoded by the coding sequence ATGAACGATTCGGTACAAACCCCGCTCAATATTGACCCTGACTGGTGGCGTCAAGCTGTGGTCTACCAGATTTACCCCCGCTCATTTTCCGATCAGGACGGCAACGGCATCGGGGATCTGGTGGGTATCACCTTGAAGGTTCCCTATCTTAAAGAACTGGGAGTAGATGCCGCTTGGCTCTCACCTTTCTACCCTTCAGCCCTTGCCGATGGCGGCTACGATGTTGATGATTACCGCGATGTAGACCCCAAAATCGGCACCCTTGAAGACTTCGATGTTATGGCGAAAACCTTGCACGATGCAGGTATCAAGCTGATTGTCGATATCGTTCCCAACCATTCTTCTGACCGTCACGAATGGTTTATTGAAGCGCTAAATTCACCCAAGGGGTCAGCGGCACGTGATCGCTATATCTTCCGCGACGGCACCGGAACCAACGGTGAGAACCCACCCACCGACTGGGTGTCAGTTTTCGGCGGACGCGCCTGGGAACCGGTAGGCGACGGACAATGGTACCTGCACATCTTCGCGCCCGAACAGCCCGATCTCAACTGGGAAAACTCCGAGGTACACGAAGACTTTAAAAAGACACTACGCTTCTGGTCTGACCGCGGAGTCGATGGTTTCCGCGTCGATGTTGCCCACGGAATGGCGAAAGACCTTACCGAACCGCTACCCAGTGAAGCGCAACTGCAGGAAATCCCCAAAGAGGGAAACCACCCTATCTGGGACCGCGACGAGGTACACAATATTTTCGAAGAGTGGCGCGAAGTGCTCAACGAATATGCCCCGCCCCGCACCGCCGTTGCCGAAGCATGGGTAGAAACCCACCGACGTCCGGCTTACGCCCGTTCAACCGGTCTGGGGCAAGCATTTAACTTCGATTTGCTCTCTTCACGCTTCAACGCTCAGGAGTTCCGCGATATTGTTGCCCTCAACCTAGAACTTGCCAAGAAGTCTGGCTCATCTAGCACCTGGGTACTGTCCAACCACGACGTGGTACGCCATGCCACCCGCTACGGTTTGCCCATTGACGCTGAGAAAACCAATGAGCAGGTAGGACGCGAATGGCTACTCGCCGGCGGACCAGAGGATCAGCTCGATCGGGAACTGGGCGCGCGACGTGCCCGCGCTGCAACTCTCTTTGAGCTGGCGCTGCCGGGCTCAGCCTACCTCTACCAGGGCGAAGAACTTGGCTTACACGAGGTCGCTGATATCAGCGATGACCAGCGCCAAGACCCCACCTTCTTCCGCTCCCCCGGCATCAATATTGGTCGTGACGGTTGTCGCGTCCCGCTGCCCTGGGAGGCACTCGGTGATGCGTTCGGCTTTAGTGATGCAAAACCCCACCTGCCGCAACCCCACTGGTTTGCCCAGTACGCAGCTGATATTCAGGACGCCGACCCCACCTCAACCCTGAACCTCTACCGCGCAGCTTTGCGCCTGCGCACAGAACTTCAGACCGATGAAGAACTTGAGTGGCTAGAAACCGGCAATGACAAGGTGCTTGCCTTCCGCCGTCCCAACGGCTGGGTGAACATCACCAACTTCGCTACCTTCGATGTAAAGATTCCGGAGGAACTGACCGAGGGAGAATTCCTGCTAGCTTCGGTACCTTTTGACGGTGAAAAGCTGCCCGGCTCCACGAGCGTCTGGTTCAAGCAGGACTAG